ATAGATTATACAACAGGCATGATGCATGATAAGTAGTTTAATCCGAGGTCAGCGATAATTACAAGAAACTGCAATGCTACCATCATAGTCAAAGAGAATTTGTTACCACTTACTCGATTGGAACCAAGTTAACACTACTCTTCCATACAAGAAAAAGATACCGACGCTTCAGTGTTAGAgccttagagcaagtacaataagtcctagtcagctaactataaggattaaaataatatattattgcttagttggaggagagagaggaggagagagaaggatagtgggctcttatgcaagagccagctctagcacgtgctcctaggcactttgtgagagtgaaaggtgggtcATACATTGATAAAGGTGAGTACATTTTTATAGttcactattgtatatgttggctctaaATTGACTATACATGACAtggcacttggcttatagccagcagctggctacactattggaattgctcttagaGGTAATTAGTACTTGACTAAGTCAGAGATAGTTATAGGTGATCGTGTCCATCATGGAGCTGAGGTCCATATCCATGGAAGCGCATGTGCCATGATCCCAGCCTGGCTATACCTTCACTTAGCAAACATGATCCGAGCTAACTGAAGGTGTCAGTTCTGCGCTTGATTTCTCTATGATACAGAATCTGCACGACAACTAGTTTAATCTCATGCTAGTTAGTGCTGCAATCGACAGCTGCTCTTGGTGTTGGTGCCCAAGTCAAACGAGCTAGCTAGCCCGAGTTACCGTTCAGGCGCTTAACACTTGATACTGTACCAACTTGGTGTACTCTAGTAGAACCTGCGATCGATCTAAAGAATAGCTAAGCATGGAAGCTAAGTACTGAAAACTAAGTAGGAGTACATTAAGATACTCAGCAGCAAGCACATGCAACGATGCAACGATTATGTACACGACCGGTCTACAGTATGCCAGTATTGCCGGCCGATCGGTGCTAGTCAAAATTCAGTGGCCGGGATAGCTAGCTGCTGCTGTACATCTCGGTCGATCATGGAGCTGACCAGCTCTCCCGCTTCGGCTCGGCTCGGGCCGGCGGTGCTCCGGTTTCTCGCCGTCGTAGCCCTGCTGACCATCGCAGTTGTCGTGGCAACGTCGAGACAGCTCCTGCCCATCATCAGCTGGTATGCATCGGCACAGCGGCGAGCTGCTACAGGTGGTGGTGCGAGGTGCGTCATGTTCAACTTCGGGACTCCAACTCCGACACCGGAGGCCTCGCCGCCGGCGCGGGGTTCCGGCTGCACAGGCCCTTCGGCCGccgcttcttcggcaggcccagcgGCCGGTTCTCCGACGGCCGCCTCTACATCGACTTCCTCTGTACGAGCGAACTCAGGCACATCATGCATGCACTATCTGTACATTGGCTTGTTCGCTATCGGTTCCGTAGTTTGAAACTTTGAATGTGAACTGGATACTGGATAGTGCAGACGACTGATCACTCGAATTCATATTTGCATGGATCTAGGCGAGAGTCTGGGGCTGGATCACCTGAGCCCGTACCTGGAGTCGTCGGGCGTGTCCTTCAGTCACGGGGCCAActtcgccgccgccggcgcggcCACGGCGCAGACCGTGGACTCCGGGCAGTTCAGCCTGCCGACGCAGCTCCGCCAGTTCAGGCACTTCAAGGCCCGCACGGCCAAGCTCCTCCCGCTAGGTACGAACTTTCAATCTTTCATGAGCCCGAGCTCCTTACATGTCGGTAGTCGGTCTGAAATCTGAATGTGCTGGAAGTCTGGAATGCACTCTGTATGCAGGTCTCGGGTCCGGCATCACGGAGGATGAATTCCAACATGCTCTCTACTCGTTCGACGTCGGCCAGAATGACATCTCTCTCGCCTTCACCGCCAACCTCACGCAAGAACGCATCCTGCAGGCCGTCGTCCCGGCCATCGCCGCGAGGATCAAGAACGCCGTCAAGGTGAGACTTGAGCTGCTGCTACGTACTGTACTCCAAAATTCACATTGCCAGCATCAGAATGAGCATGTCTTAGCTGCTCATCGGTCGCGCAGAAGGTGTACGAGGCCGGCGGGCGCAAGTTCGTGCTCTACGACACGGGGCCGTTCGGGTGCCTTCCCAGCACGCTGTCGCAGCTCGGGACAcgtcgtggaagcggcggcggcgacggcgaggaggaggaggaggtcgacgaCGTGGGGTGCCTCGCCCGCCACAACGCCGCCGCCGAGGCCCTCAACGCGCGCCTGCGCTTTCTCCGGCGCGACCTTGCCGCGGAGCTTCCCGGCGCGACGGTCGTCGGCGTGGACATGTACGCCATCAAGTACGGCCTCGTCGCCAACCACACGGCGCACGGGTTCAGCAGCCCGCTGACGGCGTGCTGCGGCGCCGGCGGGCCGCCATACAACTACCAGCCCGGGGCGGCGTGCGGGACCAGCAAGGCGAAGGCTTGCCCGGAGACGGACGGCGATAGGTACATCAGCTGGGACGGGGTGCACTATACGGAGGCGGCGAACCGGATCGTTGCCGATAAGATACTGTCCTCAGAGCACAACACCCCTCGGCTTCCTCTGCAGCAGCTCTGCAACCAGAATACATAGCTGACAGCGAAGTCTGAAACAAATTCTCATACACAACTGATGATTTTTACTACTGTGGCAGCTCAGAACATGCATCGCATTGCCAAGTGAGGAGCAGACCTTCAGTAAACCAGAATGAGACATGTAAAAGCTTATTGTTCTCTCCACCCTTCCCTTACCCCCAAAGATGAGTTGCATGGAGCAATGCGTTTGCAGCAACCAACTAAGATTCTAGTGCACATTAACAGTTTGCTTCCTTACAACAAAACATCAACAGTTTACTGTTTACAACCGATCCTGATTTATCTAACTTTTATTACTGACGGGAGTTACACAATCATTGTAAATTACAGGATTCCACCTACTTGTATACCACCTGAGTACACCCAATAATTAATAGCTACACATAATTTTACAGGAGAAGCCGAGTAGCCATAATCTGCAAtacgtcatatagtgagcatccaTAGTGTTGGACAGATCAGCATAGGGGAACTCAGAACTCCACAGAGCGACGATCGATCCTTGGTCACTCGCGCGGCCTAGCGAGCCAGAGAGAACTCAGAGCACGCAAACGCGAAAAGTAGTCATGTATAGCTAGGAGAGCGCGGGAGGCCTGTCGGATCGTCAGAATTCGCTGCATTTGATGCAAGGTCTGCTGTCGCAGGTTGTCAGCCTGATAGATATGGAAACAAAAATTCTCATGAGTCTCAAATTAGGTCAAACCAAATGAGAACTGATTAAAGCTATCCGAAAAACACGGTGGTCAAAATGCTGAAGTATCACGTCTGCAAGAATTGCAAGGAAAAAGGCTTGCCTGGCGAAGAAAATTTTCAAGCGTTCCAAGCTTGCCCATGGCCATAGCCATCTGACCCATGTAGTTTGCCACGTTTCCTGAAGAACCAGAGGAACCGAGCGATCCAGCCAAAGTATCTGCCAAGGATTGCTGCAATGCTTCCATCCCCTGTGACAGGGCATCCTCCGCCTGCTGGGAAGATTGCTGGAGGTTGGTTAATCCAGCCAACTGTGTCTCGGTTAGCGGCTCAAGGTGATTCGCCAGGAGCTGAAATTTTATATCGTACCGAGATATCAGTAAATATTACATGTCGGGTAAGGGCATTGAATTTACAACAAACCTAAGATTTCACACTTCACTCACCTTTAAAAGCTCAGATGGACGGAAACCCCCAAGCCAAAGGAAGCACCTTTCGGCAGGTGTCTTCCACATGCCTGACAGTATATGAAACACATCAGCCTTGGCAGCTACGCCTTTGACCTTGAATATTTCATCATAATGTGCCATTATCCCATCTACAATAAGGCGCAGGTCACTGTCACTTGCATGAGCATTAACTGCAGTCCTCAACTCGTTGATTTGCTTATTTTGGTCCTCAAGCCATCTAGTGTATTCTATGTCAAAAGTCATTGCCCCTGCAAAGATAAGTTTATTGCTCAGATAAACTTCTAACATAGATTGACATCACATACTATTGAACATCACGTAACAAAGAGTGCCGCTGCAAACATTTATGGGCACATATGGAAATTTGGAAAAGGAAATACCATTTCCACTCATGGCATGGGTTTGGTCTCCTGAGCTAGAAATGAAGATTCCCTACAAATAAATATACAGCATTAATCTTAATTACAGTAAAAGCATACCCTACTGCAAAAAAATATCGCAACCAACATTCAGCCAGTAAAGATTTACCTGCTGGCGAGCTTTCTGGAGCTCCTGCTCTAGTTGTGCAAGCTTCAGCTTACTGCTTTCAAGCTGTTGCACATATGACTTCAAACAAATACAAAAACATTATTACTGGCTCAGACCAAATGAACAATCAAGTAGTCATCATTGAGTGGAAACTataaatactactccctccgtcccatgatataagatgttattacaacAAATATAGGAGTATAGCggttgtaataacatcttatattatgagacggagggagtaacacACAAGGCTCATGCATGAAGAATTCAGCTATTTTTTCGAAAACAGGAATACCCCCCTGGCCTCAATGGCTAGTTTATACAATTCAATTACCTATGCAGAGACAACTAAGAATTCATTTAAGTCCTATATACTGAGACACATGAAGTAGTGCCTGACAATATGACATGTTATTTGTCCCTTAATGCAATGTGCAATTTTATTACACAACAAGAAAATTATAACCGGAAAATAAAACGGAGGCATGGTGGCACATAGAACTACAGTGAAGAAACACTCAGTTCAGTTCATCAACACAACTACAAACAGCTCTGCACAGAACCTCCAAACTCCTTAATTCTGTAAGTATAACTGATGCCTTTCCTTTATAAGCATACTCTCAAATTACACAGAACTAGCTTGAATCAGGTTAAGTTACTAAATTAATTTAAGtaaaaaaaaggaaaattcctTACATCAGAGAACAAACGACAAATAAGGGCAAGATTTATAATGATACCTTTTTCCTCAGCCGACTTTTCCTTGCCGCCTCGCGATTTTGAGCAAGACGACGCAGTGTCTATCGGATGGCAAATACGGCAAGCAATTAATAACATAAAAACACGCAAGAATACACAACAACAGCAACGTACAAGAAAAGTAACAGGAATATCACCTTTTGGTCCAAAGGTTTGTCGGACCTGTCAGACCTATCTGAAGAATTAGAAGCCATGATTGCCCCACTTTGTCCGTGTTCTAGCTGCAAGTAGTTAAGAACTTGAGCATTTTTGGGGTATCACTTGGCAGTGAATTCATACTGAGTAAGTAAAGCAGACTAAGAACTGCAAGTTTCTTTGATAACTTTGGCATATTTGGAATATCGGTCGGCAGTTGGTACATATGAACAGGTGAAACAGCATGTGAATCTAGGTTAAAGGGGGTTGTTTCTAACGAATATTTCATTACAACGAAAATACATATTGGGTCATGGTACTAGCAGAGGATGATATCAAATCCACTCATTTGTGCTATAAGATCAGCAGGTTATATAGTCATTTAAGTAATACATCATCTTTGCTGCGCAACAATCGTGTGATACATTTGGAATACGTGAAGCAATCAATCCTAATGGACCACCGTTTTTATGGCAAGCAACAAATGCGGCATCTCATGGAAAACTCTCTGCTTTCCGCTACCTGCCAACCACCCTCTCTCTGCTCAGAAAAGTATCCCCTCTCATAGTCTCACTCATCTCTCTTGACAACGGTGATGGGGGGCGCGGAGGTGACCGGAGTAGCGAGGAGGTGCACAACAAGGCAACGTTGAAGGGGAGACGGTGCAAATATGTGGTCATCGTCGCGGATCCAGCTCCGCAGTCTGCTTCTTGCCGCACTGCTAAATAGCGGTAGTGTGGCACGCGGTTTATGTCATATCGGCTGCGGGTGGCGGCAACACCGGAGGCTACGACAATTCGTCAGGACGAAAGCTGCCAAAAAAACCTCATGTATCCATTGCGTAGCGCTTGGTGGCCAGAAAGATTACTTGAGATATGTACGCGACATCTTCATCAACCAGACAAAAGCTAGATTCGTATACTTGCATATCTATTTAACTTTTTCATCTATTTGTTTAGTAGCAGATCGATTGACCTTCTGCCGAATCTATCAGCTTGCTACAGAATCCAGgaacttttttttttctcaaaTGAAGTTGCTAAGGAAGGTCTGCACATTTGGGTTTTCTTGCTGACATTTGAGCGTTTTATTTAGTTTTGAATTCTTTGAAATTTCAGTTGATGGATCTTCTCTTGCACCAGTGAGATGCATCGCAGAGGCATTTCGGCCGTCAAGATGCCTCGATTGATTGCAAGCTCTGTATTTTTACTAAGGCTTCTCCAGAATTTGTCTCCATTGATTGCACAGTTTTTTGTTAGCTTGGATAGCTTGCTTAGTGATTATATTCACAAAGCTCCCTGTGTGAATTATTAATGAATTCCTGAAGATTCTTGTGGTCACAAATCATTGTTCTGTTGAAAACATCTAAAATGGCAGTCGTCTATTATTAACTGGGGTACCATGAAGATTCTGGGATTCATTTGGTCGTATTGACTGGTCTTTGAAAATGGGTTGGCATTATTGGGCCATGAAGATCGTCATCAGCTACTATATGAATAATGGATGCATCTCCTCGTCGATGTTTTGACTTGATATCTGCACATTTCTTGCACCATGATGCTTATTTCATATTAAGTGGGATACTGAATAATGTTGCTTTTCAAAATTCAAAGACCTACATTATGTCTTGCCTTGAAAATTGTATTCAGACCGGAGAAGCATATTGAGTGTTGATTTCGAATTGCCTTTTTATGTGTTGATAAAGTGGATTGCATTATGAGAATAGATTCTTGTATTTTTATTCTTCCTAAATATTTGGTAACTATTTGTACTGAGCATATCATGAAATCTTCGCAATAACCAAATGAAACTCCAAATATAGAAAAATAATTGATGCCAATTTGAAAACTAGAATTTATAATTGACCAAGGAAAGCTGTCGAGTGGGTtttcattttatttattttttattttctgaTTCCTCTTCATGTCCAAGGTTAAATTTACTTTGTACAATATTTAAAACATAAATACAAAAAACCTGAAATTATAATTTATTTTTTACAGTTTTAGGATGCCCAGAATTTGCAGTGACGATTCCTTCAAATAATGGTACTCCCTCCACCCTAAATACGTGTCGCAGGTTAGCCTACATTTTGCCTAAATCTACGACCTGTATTTAGGGCTGGAGGGAGTAGTATTAGAACACAATAAATTATGAAATGTGTGAAAAAATTGTTGGCAGCCTTCACAATTATTAATAGATGTATCTTATAGTCATACTGGAACAAGTCTCCCCAGAGCTATATTATTTATGGTGGCCCTATGTGGACCCGTTGAGCTAATAAGTGTGAGCAATTAGCAATATACACCAAACTAAACATGGGACTGGAATGCACTTACACCCTGGGGGGTATGAATACATTGCTAATCTCGAAGCAGCCAACAGTTTGGATGCCATCCTCTGCTAGTACCATAACCCGAAAGTCCAGATCGTTCAGTACAATCGTTATAGTACACGGAAATGTCTCCAGCAGTTTACTTAAGGTTATCAACTCTGTCGTTGAGCTTTAGAAATCAATTCCAATCACAGTGTGATTTACAGTTCAAATGCTAACCCGATACCGAACTATACGTGGGACTGAAATGCGCTATACACTCTGGGGGGTATGAATACATTGCGAATCTCGAAGCAGCAACAGTTTGGATGTCATCCTCTCCTAGTACCATGACCCAAAAAAATCCGGGACGTTCATTACAACCATTTTAGTGTGATTCACAGTTCAAACGCTAACACGACGCTGAGCATAACAGTTATCCATTTGCCTCTAGAAAACGGTGCAGGTAAAGACACAGGTGCTTGCTTAAATAGTTGAGTTCAACTGGAAGCTTGTGTAGAAAAGAAGAGGGAGGAAACGGTTAAACCCATAAAATAAAGAAAAGAACAACGAGTACCCTGTGGTTCTTGCCGTCGTGGTCTACAACAATTGAGTTGTCAGTCCTCGAGCTCGCATCTGCCATCACCGGGCCTGAGCGGAGCACATTCACCAGGAGACAGCAAATCTCTTTGCTGTTTGCTCCCCCCTTGTTAACAGCAAGGCGGTGCGCCCAGCCCTGTGTTGTGTGAGACCAATCGCTGCCCGAACCTATACATGACCGACAGCGAAGCAAAGTTGGACGAATTAGTAACAGGAAAACAGTAGCTGCATACGCGTAGGGGTATAGTACAGTATGTGTGTGTGTACTTACTTCTCGCTGATCCAAGTCAGTGGCGGCTCGGGGTTTTGCTACAGCCGTATGGTCTGCAAAAGAGATAGGCGTGTTACTTAGTAGGAAGTAGGCAAGGCAATCCAAATAATTAGGCTGTCGGAACGACCGAACAAGACTATGCACATTTATGCACTTGCGCCGATCTGAAACCCTACAGGCAGGCAGGCTGGTGGCTAATCTCCCTGGAGGGCCACAGAAGAAGTAGTTTGCACAGTGGCAGTGCTGCTTACTAATTACTACTCCCCTCTGTGCCACCGGAGTAAACGCACACAAATCCAGCCATTAGAAACCCATCTCCAGGCAGGCTTGTTCGTGACTACCCAGCCATGATTCATCCGCCGTTTTGGTACAGCAACAGCAGGTAGGTACACCAACTATCCTGATCCGAAACAGCAGAGCTAACCGAAAGCAGTAGCAGGAAGGGGGTGTGGAGCTGAAATCGGGGAGCGTACCgcgtgggatcggcggtggcgtccGGAGCTGGGCTCGGCGTGGCGCCGGCGGGGCGCGGGCATGGTCAGGTCAGCCCTCGGCTCCGCCCAGTCCGTCTGTGGTGGGTGGGGAGCTTCGGAACTCAGCAACCGGATCGACGACGGCTTGTCCCTCGAGGCTGGCGGCGCGTCGTCGCTCCGGCTCGCGGGCGTGGCGGATTTGGTGGGGGAAGGTTCGAGAAGGTGtttctggtggtggtggtggtggactaGTGGAGGCGGAGCGGAGCGGAGGAGGGGAAGGCGCCAACAAAGGGGACGGCGGCTGGCGTGGTCGCGGCGCACGGCTCGACGTGTCGCTGACGTGTGGGGACCGCGGGGACGCGTGGCGTGGGCGTGGATCTGGGGCCGCGCGCGGTGGCGTCAGTGTGCGGGGCCCACGTGCTTTGCTTGCCTCACCAACCCTGTCCTCGTCCTCACCCTCGTCACGTCTTTGACTTCTCCACCTCAAAACGGAGGAGGAAGCTACGGCGCTATCCGCGAGGGTTGAACTTGCTGCCGATTTACCGTGGTCCACGGCTCGACGATCAACACGTGATTACTACAGTGAAAATGATTAGCTTTGTGAATTTGCTCTAGGGGATTTCAGGTGTTACCAAACTCGTGTATGGCTTCTTTggattaagagcatctccagtcgcgtcccccaaagcgtcccccaaagggatttggggcgcgccggacaaaaaaaagcgttccagccgcgtcccccaaagcccatttttgtccggcgcggcccgatacggtgtccggcgccccgagcccatccccgtcccacaggggacgctccggggacgccggacacaacgaaaagcgaggccaaccgacgcgggcccgacccgtcagcggcacggaaggctaaaaccccgtcgcctacctttggtcaagcgacgttaatggcgtccctgttttcccaggcgacgcgaggacgcgtctcgtcgtgcatggccgcgtggccgtcgcgccggagttattgcgtgcaaccacccaccGCCGGCTGTTTTAAGACGCCTGCGATTATCGCCGCTCATaatccttctcgtcgccgccgcctcccaccTCCCGGATCCTCTCCCTCGCCGCTcaaaaaatgtcgagctcgtcctcccgcaagatcgccgcggcgaacgg
This region of Lolium perenne isolate Kyuss_39 chromosome 2, Kyuss_2.0, whole genome shotgun sequence genomic DNA includes:
- the LOC127328275 gene encoding GDSL esterase/lipase At1g09390-like; this translates as MELTSSPASARLGPAVLRFLAVVALLTIAVVVATSRQLLPIISWWWCEVRHVQLRDSNSDTGGLAAGAGFRLHRPFGRRFFGRPSGRFSDGRLYIDFLCTSELRRLITRIHICMDLGESLGLDHLSPYLESSGVSFSHGANFAAAGAATAQTVDSGQFSLPTQLRQFRHFKARTAKLLPLGLGSGITEDEFQHALYSFDVGQNDISLAFTANLTQERILQAVVPAIAARIKNAVKKVYEAGGRKFVLYDTGPFGCLPSTLSQLGTRRGSGGGDGEEEEEVDDVGCLARHNAAAEALNARLRFLRRDLAAELPGATVVGVDMYAIKYGLVANHTAHGFSSPLTACCGAGGPPYNYQPGAACGTSKAKACPETDGDRYISWDGVHYTEAANRIVADKILSSEHNTPRLPLQQLCNQNT
- the LOC127331434 gene encoding transcription factor TGA2.1; this encodes MADASSRTDNSIVVDHDGKNHRLEHGQSGAIMASNSSDRSDRSDKPLDQKTLRRLAQNREAARKSRLRKKSYVQQLESSKLKLAQLEQELQKARQQGIFISSSGDQTHAMSGNGAMTFDIEYTRWLEDQNKQINELRTAVNAHASDSDLRLIVDGIMAHYDEIFKVKGVAAKADVFHILSGMWKTPAERCFLWLGGFRPSELLKLLANHLEPLTETQLAGLTNLQQSSQQAEDALSQGMEALQQSLADTLAGSLGSSGSSGNVANYMGQMAMAMGKLGTLENFLRQADNLRQQTLHQMQRILTIRQASRALLAIHDYFSRLRALSSLWLARPRE